A portion of the Sulfuricurvum kujiense DSM 16994 genome contains these proteins:
- a CDS encoding Hpt domain-containing protein, with protein MGVRSVLEANFDFEIIDEFLDHYAMMTEIMESLIIDLGNPERYHRSIEELFRIFHNIKSASGYLQIEPMVRLATFAEDALEQLRLRDAKVNEETITWLISVADMFMQWQEDLKMDNELAKIHFSLLILPDMEKE; from the coding sequence ATGGGCGTACGGAGCGTTTTAGAGGCTAATTTCGACTTTGAAATCATTGACGAATTTTTAGACCATTACGCCATGATGACGGAAATTATGGAGTCCCTGATCATTGATTTGGGCAATCCCGAGCGTTATCATCGAAGTATTGAAGAGCTGTTTAGGATTTTTCATAATATTAAATCTGCCTCAGGTTATTTGCAGATTGAGCCGATGGTTCGTTTGGCAACCTTTGCGGAAGATGCGCTTGAACAATTGCGATTACGCGATGCGAAAGTGAATGAAGAGACGATTACATGGCTCATCAGTGTCGCCGATATGTTTATGCAGTGGCAGGAAGATTTAAAAATGGATAATGAGCTAGCCAAAATCCATTTTTCCCTTTTAATTTTACCCGATATGGAGAAAGAGTGA
- a CDS encoding response regulator transcription factor, producing MVKILLIEDDLEISDLLTQYLSRYQMEVISYAHPKSALASLGIESYDLVLLDLTLPDMDGLDVCKALRERSDIPIIISSARSDLGDKVIALELGADDYLPKPYEPRELVARIQSLLRRINGKTIQASSEMFRVDETGIYKEGELLPLTRAEFELLALLIKHRRQIISRDFIANNVESIQWESSERSIDVLISRIRQKIEANPKHPTLIRSIRGMGYQFTL from the coding sequence ATGGTCAAAATACTCCTGATTGAAGACGATCTTGAAATTTCGGATCTGTTGACACAGTATCTGAGCCGTTATCAGATGGAGGTGATCAGCTATGCCCATCCGAAAAGTGCACTTGCATCGTTGGGGATTGAATCGTATGATCTCGTCCTCCTCGATCTGACCCTCCCCGATATGGACGGTCTGGATGTGTGCAAAGCGCTTCGTGAGCGCAGCGACATCCCTATTATTATCTCCTCGGCTCGGAGTGATTTGGGAGACAAAGTGATTGCACTCGAACTCGGTGCCGATGACTACCTCCCCAAGCCCTACGAGCCGCGTGAACTTGTCGCCAGAATCCAAAGTCTCCTTCGCCGCATTAACGGCAAAACGATCCAAGCCAGCAGTGAAATGTTCAGAGTCGATGAAACCGGTATCTACAAAGAGGGAGAACTTCTCCCCCTTACACGCGCCGAATTTGAACTGCTGGCACTCCTTATCAAACATCGCCGTCAAATCATCTCCCGCGATTTTATCGCCAATAACGTAGAATCGATCCAATGGGAGAGTTCCGAACGGAGCATCGATGTCCTCATCAGCCGAATACGTCAAAAAATCGAAGCCAACCCAAAACACCCTACCCTCATCCGCTCCATTCGGGGGATGGGATATCAGTTTACTCTATGA
- the ruvB gene encoding Holliday junction branch migration DNA helicase RuvB has product MERIVEIEKFNAEEVTETSLRPSAWNDYIGQEQIKKNLGVFIEASSKRGEALDHVLFYGPPGLGKTTLALIIANEMGSNIKVTAAPMIEKSGDLAAILTNLEEGDILFIDEIHRLSPAVEEILYPSMEDFRLDIIIGSGPAAQTVKIDLPRFTLIGATTRAGMLSNPLRDRFGMNFRMQFYTPDELCSIITQAAIKLGKNIDKDAANEIAKRSRGTPRIALRLLKRVRDFADVANESTILHERSRYALDQLGINANGFDEMDIRLLKLLMEAKGRAMGLSTIAAALSEDEGTIEDVLEPYLLANGYLERTARGRVATPKTYELLKFGTPQIGLFE; this is encoded by the coding sequence GTGGAACGCATAGTCGAAATCGAAAAATTCAATGCCGAAGAGGTCACAGAAACCTCGCTGCGTCCCAGCGCATGGAATGATTATATCGGGCAAGAACAGATCAAAAAAAATCTGGGCGTCTTCATCGAGGCGAGTTCCAAACGGGGCGAAGCCCTCGATCATGTCCTCTTTTACGGCCCTCCGGGCTTGGGAAAAACGACGTTGGCCCTCATCATCGCCAATGAGATGGGAAGCAACATCAAAGTAACCGCCGCACCGATGATAGAGAAAAGCGGTGATCTCGCCGCCATCCTCACCAACCTCGAAGAAGGGGATATCCTCTTTATCGATGAAATACACCGCCTCTCCCCTGCCGTCGAAGAGATCCTTTATCCTTCCATGGAAGATTTCCGTCTCGATATCATTATCGGTTCAGGCCCTGCGGCGCAGACGGTCAAGATCGATCTCCCCCGCTTCACCCTCATCGGTGCGACAACACGGGCCGGGATGCTCTCAAACCCGCTGCGGGATCGTTTCGGGATGAATTTTCGGATGCAGTTTTATACTCCGGACGAGCTTTGTTCCATCATCACCCAAGCCGCAATTAAACTGGGAAAAAATATCGATAAAGATGCCGCTAATGAGATCGCCAAACGCTCACGCGGAACCCCCCGCATTGCACTTCGGCTGCTGAAGCGGGTACGCGATTTCGCCGACGTCGCCAACGAATCGACCATTCTGCACGAACGTTCCCGCTACGCGCTCGATCAGCTGGGGATCAACGCCAACGGATTCGACGAGATGGATATCCGCCTGCTCAAACTGCTGATGGAGGCCAAAGGGCGCGCGATGGGACTCAGCACTATCGCCGCGGCCCTTAGTGAAGACGAGGGGACGATCGAGGATGTCTTAGAGCCTTATCTACTTGCCAACGGCTATCTGGAGAGGACGGCGCGCGGACGGGTTGCAACCCCGAAAACGTACGAACTGCTCAAATTCGGAACCCCGCAAATCGGGTTGTTTGAATAA
- a CDS encoding antirestriction protein ArdA, translating to MEIYITDLAAYNNGHLIGEWVSLPMDEDDLKSKITEILSIGAEVCEDNEHEEIFITDYECSFMEIGEFDNPFKLNEIAEQADGLNDHELKMVSFLLRNGLVNNFEEALEKYEDVIIHEDSTMQDVAYDFIDGFYNLKDLPPIIANAIDYEQIGRELSYDGRYFEEDGDIYEYLG from the coding sequence ATGGAAATTTATATCACTGACTTAGCGGCATACAACAATGGCCATCTTATTGGAGAGTGGGTATCCCTACCGATGGATGAAGACGATTTAAAATCTAAAATTACAGAAATTTTATCAATAGGTGCGGAAGTGTGTGAAGACAATGAACACGAAGAAATCTTTATCACCGATTATGAGTGTAGTTTTATGGAAATCGGGGAATTTGACAACCCATTCAAACTCAACGAAATTGCAGAACAAGCCGACGGGCTAAACGACCACGAATTAAAGATGGTTAGTTTTTTACTCCGTAATGGTTTGGTTAACAATTTTGAAGAAGCACTCGAAAAATACGAGGATGTTATCATACACGAAGATTCAACGATGCAAGATGTTGCTTATGATTTTATTGATGGATTCTATAACCTAAAAGACTTACCTCCAATCATTGCCAACGCTATCGATTATGAGCAAATAGGGAGAGAACTTTCTTATGATGGACGATATTTTGAGGAGGATGGGGATATTTATGAGTATTTGGGGTGA
- a CDS encoding chemotaxis response regulator CheY, translated as MKLLVVDDSSTMRRIIKNTLSRLGYEDVFEGEDGLQGWNILNQNPDINMLITDWNMPEMNGLELVKKVRADSRFIDLPIIMVTTEGGKVEVVTALKAGVNNYIVKPFTPQVLKEKLSAVLGVAL; from the coding sequence TTGAAATTATTGGTTGTAGATGATAGCTCAACTATGCGACGTATTATTAAAAACACTCTCTCAAGATTAGGATATGAAGATGTTTTTGAAGGGGAAGACGGACTTCAAGGATGGAATATCCTTAATCAAAACCCTGATATTAACATGCTGATTACCGATTGGAATATGCCTGAGATGAATGGATTGGAATTGGTTAAAAAAGTGCGAGCAGATTCTCGTTTTATTGACTTGCCAATTATTATGGTCACCACTGAGGGAGGTAAGGTTGAGGTTGTGACGGCGCTCAAGGCGGGCGTGAACAATTATATCGTCAAGCCTTTTACTCCTCAAGTGCTCAAAGAAAAATTATCTGCAGTTTTGGGTGTAGCCCTGTAA
- the panB gene encoding 3-methyl-2-oxobutanoate hydroxymethyltransferase, producing MKKLSIGSILKRKGALPLVMITAYDALFARLFSESADILLVGDSLNMSFGGNNDTLSATMDQMIYHTQAVCKGAPETFVITDMPFGTYTDEATALANAIRVYRETPADAVKIEGGTDKAHLVRHLTSNGIAVCGHIGLLPQAFRAEGGYKVKGKSEEEALSLIADAQAVERAGAFILVIEGVKADVATRVAKNVSIPVIGIGAGSGVDGQVLVFSDMLGLYEPFVPKFVKQYINGAKKVKEAANAYKIEVQNREFPDENYVY from the coding sequence ATGAAAAAACTCTCAATCGGCTCGATTCTAAAACGAAAAGGAGCACTTCCTCTCGTGATGATCACCGCATATGATGCCCTTTTTGCCCGACTCTTCAGCGAGAGCGCCGATATCCTCCTCGTCGGAGACAGTCTCAATATGAGCTTCGGGGGAAATAACGATACACTGAGTGCAACCATGGATCAGATGATTTACCATACCCAGGCTGTATGCAAAGGCGCTCCTGAAACGTTTGTCATTACCGATATGCCTTTCGGGACCTATACCGACGAAGCAACGGCGTTAGCCAACGCCATTCGCGTCTACCGCGAAACCCCCGCCGATGCGGTGAAAATCGAAGGGGGAACCGATAAGGCACACCTCGTCAGACATTTGACAAGCAATGGCATCGCCGTGTGCGGCCACATCGGATTGCTTCCGCAAGCCTTTCGTGCCGAAGGGGGATATAAAGTCAAAGGAAAAAGCGAAGAAGAAGCCCTCTCTCTCATCGCCGATGCGCAGGCCGTTGAACGGGCAGGTGCTTTTATCCTCGTCATCGAGGGGGTCAAAGCCGATGTCGCAACGCGCGTTGCCAAAAATGTATCGATTCCTGTCATCGGCATCGGCGCGGGCAGCGGTGTAGACGGTCAGGTACTGGTATTCTCCGATATGCTCGGATTGTATGAACCGTTCGTTCCGAAATTCGTCAAACAATACATCAACGGGGCCAAAAAGGTAAAAGAAGCAGCCAACGCCTATAAAATCGAAGTCCAAAACAGGGAATTTCCCGATGAAAATTATGTTTATTAG
- a CDS encoding GGDEF domain-containing response regulator — MKFLIVDDSKTLAKLISLKVETELKIEVDVAYSLAEAELYTQKNTYTLAILDLNLPDAPNGEIVDIFLEKKIPSIVLTGSVDKVFREQILKKDIIDYVYKGGINDINYIISIIKRLLKNRTHKVMVVDDSSVFRNQIKKMVENLFFQVFALAHGEEALLILEQNPDIKMIITDYNMPVMDGLQLTEEVRKTYDKNQLSIFVLSSVDSPEVSAMFLKRGANDFINKPFSKEEFSCRLNNAIEALENIETITNYASRDFLTGLYNRRYFFNTIEPYFSNAVDSEEEFVVAMVDIDHFKKINDTYGHDVGDKAIIHLSEILRSGVQHQDVVARFGGEEFCIVLKNTTRENAIGVLERIRQQVSLSPLMIANQSEVSFTISIGAALEHEDTLTDTINEADAKLYQAKSTGRNKVVF, encoded by the coding sequence TTGAAATTTTTGATTGTTGATGACAGTAAAACTTTAGCTAAACTAATCAGCTTAAAAGTAGAAACGGAGTTGAAAATCGAGGTTGATGTAGCATATTCATTGGCTGAGGCAGAGTTATATACTCAAAAAAATACTTACACATTGGCAATTCTCGATTTGAATCTTCCCGATGCACCAAACGGTGAAATCGTTGATATTTTTTTAGAAAAAAAGATTCCTTCAATCGTTCTAACCGGAAGTGTAGACAAAGTATTTCGAGAGCAAATACTCAAAAAAGATATTATTGACTATGTGTACAAGGGAGGGATAAATGATATTAATTACATTATCTCAATCATCAAAAGACTCCTAAAAAACCGAACCCATAAAGTGATGGTGGTGGATGATTCCTCTGTATTCCGTAATCAAATCAAAAAGATGGTAGAAAATCTCTTTTTTCAAGTCTTTGCATTGGCACACGGAGAAGAAGCTTTACTGATATTAGAACAAAATCCCGATATCAAAATGATTATCACCGATTACAATATGCCGGTTATGGATGGTTTGCAGCTCACAGAAGAAGTTCGTAAAACGTATGATAAAAATCAACTCTCTATTTTTGTCCTCTCTTCGGTTGATAGTCCTGAAGTTTCTGCCATGTTTCTGAAACGGGGAGCGAATGATTTCATCAACAAACCATTCAGCAAAGAGGAGTTTTCGTGCCGCCTCAACAACGCTATCGAAGCATTGGAAAATATTGAAACCATTACCAATTACGCCAGTCGTGACTTTTTAACCGGATTGTATAACCGCCGCTATTTTTTCAATACCATTGAGCCTTATTTTTCTAATGCAGTCGATTCAGAGGAAGAATTTGTTGTAGCGATGGTCGATATTGATCATTTTAAAAAAATTAATGATACCTATGGGCATGATGTCGGTGACAAAGCGATCATCCATCTCTCGGAAATTCTTCGATCCGGTGTGCAACATCAAGATGTTGTTGCCCGATTCGGCGGAGAAGAGTTTTGTATCGTTTTAAAAAATACGACTCGTGAAAATGCGATTGGGGTTTTAGAACGTATTCGTCAGCAGGTATCGTTATCACCTCTAATGATCGCTAATCAAAGCGAGGTATCGTTTACTATTTCCATTGGTGCGGCACTGGAGCATGAAGATACGTTAACTGATACCATCAATGAAGCCGATGCAAAATTGTATCAAGCTAAATCAACTGGACGTAATAAAGTCGTTTTCTAA
- a CDS encoding ArsS family sensor histidine kinase: MISRRHSVFFKLHAFFFLAIVVLILLFLSALNEQKEQKFHLLAHRSMELSRILEETAIHSCTEQNKELQEAGFKHIDTITSQCEAIPLPPPMRSKLRSRNISVTIYKDRDGFVYALARQHCTMYYRDTAEEPTYYFVWFLFFALMGGLVNMYLLLWSNLKPLKHLYEQIQRYGEGEEIIDIHSSGKDEIALISNALHDALEKQNKLKKSRELFLRNMMHELKTPITKGKLIVELEEPSPNRNLLSKLFSRLERLIRQMADIEKMHAFSLTKNPTSLDSMIQTALDNLMIEEKIVEISGCTQSIMVDSELFTSALQNLIDNAIRHATSYPIHIDCDGTKICIRNSGEPLKRPVEEALQAFVTERGDGGLGLGLYIAQSVCELHRFDLHYEYEEGIHHFCIRF; the protein is encoded by the coding sequence ATGATTTCACGCCGACACTCCGTTTTTTTTAAACTGCACGCTTTCTTTTTTTTGGCCATAGTCGTTTTGATATTGCTGTTTCTCTCGGCATTGAACGAACAGAAAGAACAAAAATTCCATCTGCTGGCACATCGTTCGATGGAACTCTCCCGAATCCTCGAAGAGACCGCTATCCACTCCTGTACGGAACAGAATAAAGAGCTCCAGGAAGCGGGCTTTAAGCACATCGATACGATCACGTCCCAATGCGAAGCGATCCCTCTGCCGCCGCCGATGCGTTCCAAACTCCGATCACGCAACATAAGTGTCACCATCTATAAAGATCGCGACGGCTTTGTCTATGCTCTGGCCCGCCAACACTGTACGATGTATTACAGAGATACCGCTGAAGAGCCGACGTACTATTTCGTCTGGTTTTTATTTTTTGCCCTCATGGGCGGACTGGTGAATATGTATCTGCTGTTATGGAGCAATCTCAAACCCCTTAAACATCTGTATGAGCAAATACAGCGATACGGAGAGGGGGAAGAGATTATCGATATCCACAGTTCGGGGAAAGATGAAATTGCCTTGATATCCAACGCCCTTCACGATGCGCTGGAGAAGCAAAACAAACTGAAAAAATCGCGTGAACTTTTTTTGCGGAACATGATGCATGAGCTTAAAACACCTATTACCAAAGGGAAACTCATCGTTGAACTCGAAGAGCCGAGCCCTAACCGCAACCTGCTTTCCAAACTTTTTTCACGGCTTGAGCGTCTTATTCGCCAAATGGCGGACATTGAAAAAATGCACGCCTTTTCTCTGACTAAAAATCCGACTTCCCTTGATTCAATGATCCAAACGGCACTGGATAATCTGATGATAGAAGAGAAGATTGTTGAGATAAGCGGATGTACACAGAGTATTATGGTCGATAGCGAACTCTTTACGAGCGCACTCCAAAACCTGATCGACAATGCGATCCGCCACGCTACCTCGTATCCGATTCACATCGATTGTGACGGAACAAAAATCTGTATCCGAAACAGCGGAGAACCGCTTAAACGTCCGGTTGAGGAAGCGCTGCAGGCATTTGTCACCGAGCGGGGTGACGGAGGGCTAGGTTTGGGGCTTTACATCGCCCAGTCGGTGTGCGAACTGCACCGTTTTGATCTGCATTACGAATACGAAGAGGGGATACACCATTTTTGTATCCGGTTTTAA
- a CDS encoding AI-2E family transporter, with amino-acid sequence MKKEYFTLTLLLIASYGIFILYEPFWMSIVVASLLAMSTHHIQMGFLQLTNNRFLASMLSTLLLGLLFFAPLGYFMFRLSVMLQHLDPVIMSMLEAKLRGWLAHLPPSLSRVEVKIEAALTKFDPETLTQHIIAYASQIGSFTMSFLSGTVFILIFYFIAHYYGRDIFEFFKRSAHFPQQESTLIIFEMRSSMSVVFYSILVTAVFEGALFGVAVGYMGYNGLLFGIMYGFASLIPVVGGVVMWLPFALFELALGHTENALFITLYTIIVISVIADTFIKPVIIKLINQRLIKPQEKINELIIFFAILAGLATFGFWGMIIGPAITVLFLTLMKITEAQSEEITH; translated from the coding sequence ATGAAAAAAGAGTATTTCACGCTCACCCTTTTGCTCATAGCCTCGTACGGCATCTTTATACTGTACGAGCCGTTTTGGATGAGCATCGTCGTCGCTTCGCTCTTGGCCATGTCAACCCACCATATCCAGATGGGGTTCTTGCAACTTACCAATAACCGGTTTTTGGCATCCATGTTATCAACCCTTTTGCTTGGGCTTCTTTTCTTTGCCCCGTTGGGCTATTTTATGTTTCGCCTTTCCGTCATGCTTCAGCATCTGGATCCCGTTATCATGAGCATGCTGGAAGCCAAACTGCGCGGATGGTTAGCCCATCTGCCCCCTTCGCTCTCCCGTGTCGAAGTAAAAATCGAAGCGGCATTGACCAAATTTGACCCGGAAACCCTTACCCAGCACATCATCGCCTATGCATCTCAAATCGGAAGCTTCACGATGTCGTTTCTATCGGGAACCGTTTTTATCTTGATTTTCTATTTTATCGCACACTATTACGGACGGGACATTTTTGAGTTTTTCAAACGATCCGCTCACTTTCCGCAGCAGGAGAGTACCCTCATCATTTTTGAAATGCGCTCATCGATGAGCGTCGTTTTTTATTCGATCCTTGTGACCGCCGTATTTGAGGGGGCACTGTTCGGGGTAGCGGTAGGGTATATGGGGTACAACGGGCTGCTGTTTGGTATCATGTACGGCTTTGCCTCCCTGATTCCTGTCGTAGGTGGAGTCGTTATGTGGCTTCCGTTTGCCCTGTTCGAACTCGCTTTGGGACACACTGAAAACGCCCTGTTCATTACCCTCTATACAATTATCGTCATTTCGGTCATAGCCGACACGTTTATCAAACCGGTCATCATAAAACTCATCAATCAAAGGCTTATCAAACCCCAAGAGAAGATCAACGAATTGATCATCTTCTTCGCAATTCTTGCAGGACTCGCTACATTCGGTTTTTGGGGGATGATTATCGGACCGGCCATCACCGTCCTTTTTCTGACTCTTATGAAAATCACCGAAGCGCAAAGCGAAGAGATTACCCATTAA
- the trpA gene encoding tryptophan synthase subunit alpha produces MKKLVAYITAGYPDKNFTVDLALALGENGVDTLELGVPFSDPVADGPVIEAANQRALEGGFRFADLLEISEKVAPKIDTLWMGYFNPFYQYGMEALLEKAKSISVNGMIIPDVPYEEARVYHSLFENRGLANITFVAPTDGEERIAMITAEARKFIYLVAYAGITGSGKSEDLAPTLAMIKRHTQTPVYVGFGVNEQTAREKVQGADGVIVGSAIVNVLLDDSLSNTQKIAKCCEITRKIKSLINE; encoded by the coding sequence GTGAAAAAACTCGTAGCATACATTACCGCAGGTTATCCCGATAAAAACTTTACCGTAGATTTGGCTTTGGCGCTGGGCGAAAACGGTGTCGATACCCTTGAACTGGGTGTTCCGTTTTCTGACCCCGTCGCGGACGGTCCTGTCATCGAAGCGGCGAATCAGCGCGCACTCGAGGGCGGCTTTCGGTTTGCCGATCTTTTGGAGATATCTGAAAAAGTTGCGCCGAAAATCGATACGTTATGGATGGGATATTTCAACCCGTTTTACCAATACGGGATGGAAGCGTTGCTTGAGAAGGCCAAATCGATATCCGTAAACGGAATGATTATCCCCGATGTGCCGTATGAAGAGGCGAGGGTGTATCACTCGCTCTTTGAAAATCGCGGATTGGCGAACATCACTTTCGTCGCTCCGACCGACGGCGAAGAGCGTATCGCGATGATCACCGCCGAAGCGCGCAAATTTATCTACCTCGTTGCCTATGCGGGGATTACCGGAAGCGGTAAAAGCGAAGATTTGGCTCCGACCTTAGCGATGATTAAACGTCATACGCAGACGCCGGTGTATGTCGGGTTCGGTGTCAACGAGCAGACGGCCCGTGAAAAAGTGCAGGGGGCGGACGGTGTTATCGTCGGTTCGGCGATTGTCAATGTCCTTTTGGACGATAGCCTCTCGAATACCCAAAAAATTGCTAAATGCTGCGAGATAACCCGTAAGATCAAATCTCTTATTAACGAATAG